A window of the Anthonomus grandis grandis chromosome 9, icAntGran1.3, whole genome shotgun sequence genome harbors these coding sequences:
- the LOC126740341 gene encoding uncharacterized protein LOC126740341 — translation MNIFREASSISPIPEERSMERQTSFSSDGDEEMASDLNVTKTFKFENNKQCIIYGRQIYPKNLECLVKDEGGVNFKDLYLSDVIIDVYLAFLVNEEKIKASVDIFPVEGYLVNFLESDNNSFKTAANYFLKFGLYEKDILFISVCKNEHFVLIVVLKKFNTILCLNSIRSNIVYRNEIFFVMEVLQFVHQQKHISLSENWNLYRPTDLPVQYNSYDCDIITGSSKVLANHQSREINNYRIHIKKQLTDLFYTTTSNFRTFAYDKNIVEKGTAGFKGNIIIKENNQLPHLSGKSLMTSLQFLQSVSVNYWNEDMAGFCHIGAAKCFNIFEEMILCMKCYHWYHHNCIGLQQKPKQLICSTCQDS, via the coding sequence atgaatatatttagaGAAGCTTCTTCCATCAGTCCCATCCCAGAAGAACGATCGATGGAGAGGCAAACATCTTTTTCCAGCGACGGTGACGAGGAAATGGCTTCAGATTTGAAtgttacaaaaacatttaaatttgagAATAATAAACAGTGCATCATCTATGGTAGACAGATATATCCTAAGAATTTAGAATGTCTTGTGAAAGATGAAGGAGGTGTAAACTTCAAAGACCTTTATTTGTCAGATGTGATAATTGATGTTTATTTAGCTTTTCTAGTAAACGAAGAAAAGATAAAAGCATCGGTTGATATCTTTCCAGTGGAAGgatatttagttaatttcttAGAATCAGATAATAATAGTTTCAAGACTGctgcaaattattttctaaaatttggacTTTACGAGAAggatattttattcatttcggtttgtaaaaatgaacattttgttTTGATAGTGGTGCTGAAAAAGTTCAATACTATACTATGCTTAAATAGTATAAGAAGTAATATAGTATATCGCAATGAAATTTTCTTCGTCATGGAAGTACTACAGTTCGTTCATCAACAAAAGCACATAAGTTTATCCGAAAATTGGAATCTCTACCGGCCAACAGATTTACCTGTTCAGTATAACTCATATGACTGTGACATCATTACCGGATCTTCCAAGGTTTTAGCAAACCATCAATCTCGAGAAATCAACAATTACAGaattcatattaaaaaacaattgactgatttattttacactaCAACTTCAAATTTCCGTACCTTtgcttatgataaaaatatagtagAGAAAGGTACAGCAGGCTTTAAAGGAAACATTATCATAAAGGAAAACAACCAACTACCTCACCTAAGCGGAAAATCTCTGATGACATCATTACAATTTCTACAGTCTGTATCAGTTAATTATTGGAATGAGGATATGGCCGGTTTCTGTCATATTGGTGCAGCTAagtgtttcaatatttttgaagagaTGATCTTGTGTATGAAATGTTATCATTGGTACCACCACAACTGCATAGGTCTTCAACAAAAGCCGAAACAACTTATCTGTTCAACATGCCAGGattcataa